From the Juglans microcarpa x Juglans regia isolate MS1-56 chromosome 3D, Jm3101_v1.0, whole genome shotgun sequence genome, the window GCTGAAAATGCTTCAGCAAGATTAGCCGATTGCTTCTACTTGAGTTTCAAGAAGCTCCGGCAACGTTTGGCCAAGTGGCCCTCCTTGTTGCACAACCGATAGTGGACAGAGGAGGTGGATGATGACTTCGAATTGGCAAAAGGTGTAGAAGAGGTTGAAGACCGATGcttcacttttttatttcctGCCACTTTGGAAGTCTGCTGCACAAAATAGGCAGAGTTGGAAAACGACTGAGAAAAAGATCGTTCAAAGATCTCATGACTCCAAGCTTTTGGAACAATCTCTGCAAAAGAAGGTAGTGAAAGTTGTGACATCATGGTGGTAGAAAAGATCTTGTAGTAGGATCCCAATGCAAGCAAATACCAGTGGACGTCATCCATGTCATCAATGGGACAACCAATGTCAACCAGTTGATTGCATAGACCTTTAAAGGTGCGAGAAAACTCAGCAATGGACTGAGAGCCACGTTGCATCAGCTGGAGTTCATCCTTGAGTTGCAGTTCTCGAGTCTTTGATTGGTGCGAGAATGAGGCTTCAAGAGCAAGCCAGGCCTCATGGGAATGACGAAAACCTAGTATCTCACTCATAGATTCCTCTGTAAGAGAAGAATAGAGTAAATTGAGTAGCATTTGATCTGTATGTAGCTAAGAGGTATAAACAGGATTTGACCTTGTGGTCCTGtaaaaaagagtaattatgGTAGAAGGAGCCATGATGCTACCATTCAGATAGCCAAAAAGCTCTTGACTAGCTAACAGAGGAACAAACTGATTTCTCCACAGTAGATAATTGGAGGAGGTTAGTTTAATGGTGAGCATATGCACCATTGTGTTGAGCGGAAAAGtaggagatgaagaaaatgaatcaaCCATGGTCAGGATCACAAAAGAAACCTTGAAACTGATACCATAAAGATGTTTGATGAACAACAATAAATGGCTAAAATCCCCCTTCTTGTGTGTGGAGATAACTCTTCagtatatatacaattattacAGTTGTGCACTCCAATATAATAGGAAAGGATtgaatacaaataattaaaatatcccTACAACTATACAAACTGATATTATGTTAACAGAAAAGCATATATCCTGGAGGATTTGGTTCTCCCTTATTagaatgaatagtaattgatgtaTAACAAAACTCGCAATTAATTGATTGGTAGATTTGTGTCACTCGTATCATTTCACACCCTTGGATACAAATAAAAGAATGGAAAATGGACGtactcatttctctttttttcattttgttcgcttctcaaaagaaaaaatttacacaacTTCTTACCATTCACACAATCTCCACAcactacactttttttaattttttttatcaaatatttaatatatgaataataaataaaaaattgaattagtttaaaaggaataaactcaaaaaatatatatattaataaatttataaaatttaaaaattatagtgtataaaaattagaaagattGTGTAGTATTACTCTTCTTAAAATTCTCAGAACATATCTGATATTTTTCGTTTTCCTAAGATAAAGGCaaccttaaaattaaattgttggAAGCGAATTGTCATATCTACAAGTCGTGTCTACAGTTATAAGGACCAAGGAGGGCAAGAATTTCAGTTGTGTACGACTGTTCGAGGGAAGAAAAAATCTACCTAActacttattatttatacaactttcacatattatatttttttaattttttttcttttatcaaatatttaatatataaataattaatagagaaattaaattaattttaaaaaaataaactcaaaaaaaaattaataaatttaaaaaatttaaaaattatagtatataaaaattgaagaaattgtGGAGCATTGctcttctcaaaattctcacAACATATCTGATATTTTTCGTTTTTCTAAGATAAAGGCaaccttaaaattaaattgtttgacGCGAATTGTCATACCTACAAGTCGGAACTGTTAGGTAAACTTcagatataaaaattaaaaattaaataaaatattattaaaatataatttttattttaaaattttaaaaaaatctctctgACAGCTATCACTTAgcatttttgtgtattttttgtatattttttaatttttttatatagatttttttaataattttaaacattttaaaaaaataaaaaaattcataatattattaaaaaatacttttttaatcatgaactaaaataaaaaatttcgtgattaaagaagtattttttaataattttttttattttataattaaaaaaatattttttaataatattctaattttttttttaaatatttaaaactattaaaaaattttttataaaaataattaaaaaaaaaacatactaaAACGAGCGGTAGCTCCCAGCAGAGCCATAGCAgtactcaaaaaataaataaaattcaactATCAATCCAAACAACTCTTCTCCATCCAAATCGTCAATAAATATACAGACCGAGGAGCCCTCACTCACTcgctcactctctctctctctccacaagaTCTAAACCTTTGTTCTTTAATCTCTACAATGGCCTCCAGCGACGAGGAAATAACCCACCACTTCCGTTTCTTCCATGAATACAAAGACGGCCGCGTTGTGGTACACCGCCCACCAGTTGAAAAAATCCCACCCTCAGATGACCCAGTCACCGGGTCCGATCAAAGGACGCCGTAATTTCATCCGAACCTGCGGTCTCAGTTCGTATATTTATACCTAAATCCGCTGACTCAACCCAGAAACTCCCTCTCCTATTCTACATCCATGGCGGCGGTTTCTGCATGCAATCCGCTTTTTCTGCCCAGTACCATGATTTCCTCAACATGTTCGTCGCGAAAGCTAACGTTATTGCAGTCTCGGTCGAGTACGGGCTATTCCCAACCCGACCAATACCCGCCTGTTACGAGGACTCCTGGGCCGCTCTCCAGTGGGTGGCATCCCACAGCAATAGAAACGGACCCGAGCCGTGGTTAAACGACTATGCAGATTTCAGACGAGTTTTCATTGGGGGAGATAGCGCCGGAGGGAACATATCGCACACTCTAGCAGTCCGAGTCGGATCGATCGGGCTTCCCGGAGTGAAGGTGGTTGGTGTGGTGCTGATTCACCCATATTTCGGAGGTACGGACGATGACAGAATGTGGCTGCACATGTGTCCGACGAATGGCGGGTTGGAGGATCCAAGGCTGAAACCAGCGGCAGGGGATCTAGCCAGGCTTGGGTGTGAGAGGGTGTTGATTTTTGTGGCAGAGAAGGACCATTTGATGGATGTGGGTAAGCGCTACTTCGAGGAACTGAAGAAAAGTGGGTGGGGAGGCAGTGTGGAGATTGTGGAGAATTTAGGGGAGGAGCACTGCTTCCATCTTCACAACCTCAAATATGACAAGGCAGTGGCTGTGATTGATAAATTTGTTTCCTTTGTTAAACAGGATCGCTAAGATATAATGTAGGCGATATGTGGTCTTTAGAAGCGGTGGATGCATGCTTTGGGTCGCTAGCGTTCATTAAAATGGAATGTTATATTTCGGAGATATATAAGTATTAATGGATGTGTGTGGCATGAAGATACTTGAGTAAATAAAGTTGTTATTTTTCTCATTGGCATTTCTAAGTTCTGCGCAACAGAGGCAGCCCGCTTTTAAGTTGCTAGGGGCCTGTAAGTTGGCAGCTTTGTAAGAGTAACCCTTTATAATGAATTTTGTGTGTTAAGTGGAGTAGCTAGGGTTCATTACTTGCAGCCATATGTAATTTTGCTtcactatttttccacttccagcAAGCTGATGAAGACCACATGATTTGTTCATGGTGTTGAGAATGGCCAGTTTTGCGTGGCAGCCAGTACTTGTATGTACCAACTGATCAATTTTAACGTTAGACCTAGCTACtttgaaaccaaaacaaatagcaaaaaaatattatcctaATACGAATATAAACAATCTGCCTTGCCACcagaacataaattaaaacagGCTTTAAACAAGTAGTTAGGTGGCCATCTGCTTCAAGAGTGACGATGCGTTCTCTGAATTTGGGTGGAACAAACGAAACACGTGATCCTCCCCTTCTGTCTCCATGATGTCTACCGCACCACTCCACCCAGTATTCCTCAGTGCCTCATAGTAGGTCCATCCTATAAGAGAATCTGCATGATAGGCATCACTCTCGTCAATCCATGATTCATGGTCATCCCAGATTTCTCTCTAATGTATTTTagattgtaattattttgtttatactttccatttattgttgtacatttcaTTATAGCTGTACATTCCTTATTTAGCTACAGCCTTGTAGTTTATATTGCCTTGCGataataagaatttaattgAGCCTTCCTGCAAATTACTTGTGTAAACCTTTTATGGTATCAAAAGGTCTTCTTCTCTCACGTGAATAACGATCCTCCTCTGCACTATGTCATCCAGCGTTCATTCCTTTCCCCACTCTATCTCAGGAGGTTCCGATCCTTCAACACCTCTACCTTTGGTTACCATCAACACCTCTAGCCAACTACCCTATAAGCTTACTGCCTCAAATTATCCCTCCTGGCGTGCAACCTTTATAACCATTTTATTTGGCTATGATCTCATGGGTTATTTGGATGGTACACTTCCATGTCCTCCTACACCTACCGAGAAGTCCTCTTTCTCTGCTTTGGCTCGCTATGCACACTGGTATCGACAGGACTAGTTGCAGCTGAATGCGATCTTCTCCTCGGTTTCTGAAACCGTAATGCCTCTCATTGCAATGACCACCACGAGTCGTGCTGCTTGGCAACATCTCACCTGTTTGTTTGCTAGCAAATCTCGGGCTCGCATCATGCAGTTGAAGGAAGATTTAACCCTTATCCAACGGGGTTCTCGCACGGTATCTAAATTTCTTCATGCGGTCAAGGTGATTGCTGATGAACTTTCTCTTATTGATGCCCCAGTTTCGAATGATGATTTGACGCTCTATGTTCTTAATGGCCTTGGCTCGGACTTTCGCGATATGGTGGCTCCCATTCGCACACGAGAAACTGCTCTTTCGTTTGTCGAATTACATCATTTGCTCATTGGTCATGAGCACTACATCAAATGCATGGATGGTAATGCTTCCGCTCTTGTTGTCACAACAAATTCTTCTCAACGGAAACAATCCAATGGACGcttcaaaaataacaaatctcgATCCAAACCAAATTTCAACAATAAATCTGGATCAAGGAAGCCTCTTGTCGTTTGCCAAATCTGTGATCAGTCTGGACACACTGCTAAAACATGCTTCAAACTTCAGTCTCGTCCTACTGCAAACTGTGTCACTTCGACAGCTCCAACCCAAGGCAAATGA encodes:
- the LOC121254213 gene encoding uncharacterized protein LOC121254213, giving the protein MSEILGFRHSHEAWLALEASFSHQSKTRELQLKDELQLMQRGSQSIAEFSRTFKGLCNQLVDIGCPIDDMDDVHWYLLALGSYYKIFSTTMMSQLSLPSFAEIVPKAWSHEIFERSFSQSFSNSAYFVQQTSKVAGNKKVKHRSSTSSTPFANSKSSSTSSVHYRLCNKEGHLAKRCRSFLKLK